A single genomic interval of Halobacillus halophilus DSM 2266 harbors:
- a CDS encoding glycosyltransferase: MIVSFLLSHNPNPRFSKRMNEACNLSKVNLVYWDRKESKSIPFTIDHRVNVEEISVNAPIRNNIKRILPYLKFLPKALNTLKKQNPDLIHCGKIDMLFIAVIYKKIINKKTSIIYEVGDLPRFINTKTGINKILTKAYMLVEKILCSEIKKLVLTSEHHWHSYYNKITNSSKYIIIPNIPDDRYFEYFKEKNTSDFTIGFFGALRYPHQLKMLVEATIEAGINVIIAGTGGELEFVKKLDRNFEHVEYLGPYDYSKDISNLYSKVDMVYSVYDLNRENVKTALPNKLFEAITCELPIIVAENTELGNFVKKHHIGFTTPYDDTEQLKQNLLQLNNHYLTSYKNNLKEIKKVYNYSKVKQSISELYQ; encoded by the coding sequence ATGATAGTGAGTTTTTTACTGTCTCATAACCCTAATCCAAGATTTTCCAAAAGAATGAATGAAGCATGTAATCTTTCCAAAGTTAACTTAGTTTATTGGGATAGAAAAGAAAGTAAATCCATTCCATTCACTATAGATCATCGAGTAAATGTAGAAGAAATCAGCGTAAATGCCCCTATACGCAATAACATTAAAAGGATTCTTCCTTACCTTAAGTTCTTACCGAAGGCGTTGAATACCTTGAAAAAACAAAATCCAGATTTAATTCATTGTGGGAAAATAGATATGTTATTTATAGCAGTTATTTATAAGAAAATTATTAATAAGAAAACTTCAATTATATATGAAGTTGGGGATTTACCAAGATTTATTAATACTAAAACCGGTATAAACAAAATATTAACAAAAGCTTACATGTTAGTTGAAAAAATCTTATGTTCGGAAATAAAGAAGCTAGTATTAACATCAGAACATCATTGGCATAGTTATTACAATAAAATAACTAATAGTTCAAAATATATTATTATTCCTAATATACCTGACGATAGATACTTTGAATATTTTAAAGAAAAAAACACCAGTGATTTTACCATAGGGTTTTTTGGGGCATTGCGCTATCCCCATCAGCTTAAAATGCTAGTAGAAGCAACTATTGAGGCAGGGATAAATGTAATTATTGCGGGAACAGGGGGAGAGTTAGAATTTGTGAAAAAGTTAGACAGGAATTTTGAACATGTTGAGTATTTGGGGCCATACGACTATTCAAAAGATATTTCTAACTTATATTCAAAGGTTGACATGGTTTATTCGGTTTACGATTTAAATAGGGAAAATGTTAAAACAGCTCTTCCAAATAAATTATTTGAAGCTATAACATGTGAATTACCAATAATTGTGGCGGAAAATACAGAATTAGGGAATTTTGTAAAGAAACATCACATAGGTTTTACGACACCGTATGACGATACAGAACAACTTAAGCAAAACCTTCTACAACTAAATAATCACTATTTAACTAGTTATAAGAATAATTTAAAAGAAATAAAAAAAGTATATAATTATAGTAAAGTTAAACAAAGTATTTCTGAACTTTATCAATAA